The following nucleotide sequence is from Fastidiosipila sp..
GCTAGCCCATGGCCATCCAGACGCTCCTGTCCAAATTGGCATGCCTACCCTTACTTCTTGATTGGGCCTGAGTCCACTGATTGTAAAGCTTAGTGTGTCTCCAGCAGCATAATAATTTTCATCAAGGGCACTAACAGTAATCTGTGGAATTTCAACTGTGACGGTTACAACAGTTTCGTTTCCAAATGAGTCTTTAAATGTTGCTTGTAACTTGTTTCCATCTTGTAATGTTGCTAATGCCAAAGCCTCTGGGTCACTTCCGTCTAACGCTTCGAATGGTGTCATGTCTAGCTCAAATACACCTGAAACGGAATCGTATTTTAGAGTTCCCCAATCAACTTTAGGCTGTCCGTTATAGTCCAGGCGATAAACTGTTACATCTGTTTCATCTAAATTATCGTCTGTGACTTCAATAGAAAGTCTATGAAGTATGTCACGTTGCCAAAATACTAATGTTGCTTCGTCATTTACAATATTCTCCTCAACCGTGACTAAGGAGCCATAGTTATCTCCACCGATATATGGATTGTATTGATAGTGTAATTTGGAAGCTACCGGAGGCGTGGTGTCTGCCTTGACCTCGATATCCTCCTCAAGCTCCGTGATCACTGCACCGGTATCAAGATCCTCAAGCCACACGCGGACCGTGTAGTCGCCTGCCTCGCTGAAGGTCAGGTTGAAGGTATTTGCCATCTCACCTGTGGGAATCTCCGCCGGCAGGGGGAAGCCGCTCAAGGGGCCCCAGTAACCGTCGTTGTCCTCGTCAATCACCTGTGTGATCTCATGGCCTAAGGAGTCCTTGCCAACAAAGGTCAGCGAACCAGGACCCTCAAGCGAAATCCTGTTCAGCGCACGGGCATAGCCCTGCGTACCCACCAGCACGTTCTCGGTCGCAAGGTCAAAATCAAAGCCCACCATCGCAAGGATGTCTTCATCCGGCAACTCATAGACATACTGGTAGGTCGAAACAATTAATTTAAACTCAACGGTCACTTCTACATCAGCAGCTAAATCTGCGACTGTGTAAGTGGTGCCGGCATCCCCAACTACAACCCCATCTTTCTTCCACTCTTTGACCTGGTAGCCTGGATCTGGCGTTGCTGTGAAGATAACATCCAAGCCTCCATCAACTTTATCCCCACTAGTAACGTTCTCCCAGCCAAACGGGTTTTGTATCGCAGCTTCTAATTCACCATTTCCACCCACTACGCTGAAGGTTACAGTGTATTTAGGTGCTGCTGCATCAAACTCAATCTCCAGTGTTGCTACAGCAGAGTTTGTATGTCCAGACTTAACTGCGATCGCTTTAAGCACCACAGTTCCACCGTTTGCAGGTTCATCCAAGGCAGATGAATCAACGATTATTTCATTGTCATATTTTTCGGAATCCGCTGTCGGTGTTGTTCCATCCAAGGTGTAATAAATCTCGGCACCAGTTGTTGCTGTCTCCAGTTTGACAGTAACACCTTCATTATTGGGAAGTGAATAATCCGGATTATAAGGATTTCCTGCAACCGTTGCAGTTATTGTAATAGCCTCCACTATCGGTTTCGGGACGTAGGGCGGTACCACAACCTGGGTTGCAGGGCTTGCTGCGTAACCCGGTTTGGCTTTGTAGCGAACCTCATAGGTCCCTGAAGCCAAGCCTGTGATCACAGTTCCCGTAACAGCATTCCATGGGCTGGCTGACTTCAGTTTGTACTCCATGGTGGTGTTAACACCGGTAATCTTTCCGTCGTTATTGGCTCCGGTGGTCGGCGCCACACCTGTCAAGCCTGTTGGGGCAACTTGAGTTTCAAGCCGGTAGCCATCCGCGTCCAGCCAATAACCATACTGCACAATACGGTCATCGTTGATCACTTCAACATATTTATTAGCAATCCGGCCGGCATCTGCAGTCCAGCTGTTAAGCCAAGCATAAGTTGGCTTGGCTTTTCGCCGGAGGGCCATGTACTTGTCGGCCAGCTTACGGTAGTCAACATGCTGACGGGAGATTGAACTGACATAGGAGATAATGACCTCGTCAACTTTTTTACCCGATGAGGCCGCCGACCGAAGCAAGCCCATGTAATATTTGGCTAGGCGCGCTTCATGCCTGTCCGGATTAGATCTGTAGGCAAAATAGGAATTTTTCAAGGCCTCATAGAGAATTACATTCAATTTTTCGCCATCTTTTACGACGTATGCGTAGGGCGTCGCTGTTTCAGCATCCTGGGCACGCACCAGTTGAGCAGGCATTCCCCCCCAAACAATCCCAAAGGCAAGAATGGCCACCAGTATCCTGACTCCCCACCATTTGCACCTCATCTCAATCTCCTTTCACCGTGAAACCCTATCATCAGTTACAGTCATCGTTATAAGCTGATTTTAATTCTTAGTAACCGACACCTTTGCTCTGTGCTGGCTGTCTGACAGCGGTGGACTTTCGTCTACCACCTCGTAGTAGTACTCGTTGCTGTATTGATCAAATGTCATCTGTTTCCCGGCATAATTGACGGTATAATCGCCTGCCGACTTAGGAGCGGGAGAAATCTTGACAAAAACAAAGGTTGTCCCCAAAGAAAGCCCTGGTTCCGTGTAAACGCTGTAACTGAAGAGAGTCGTCGGCGTCGCAGTCGTTGCTGCCGTAGTTGTTGTCGTGGTCGTCTTGGCCGTTGTCTGCTTGGTCGTAGTCGTCGCGGTCGTCGTGGGCGCCTCAGTGGTTGTCGGCTCCTCGGTTGTCGTCGGTTCTGCAGTCGTCGGCTCCTCAGTGGTTGTGGTTGTCGTCGTCGTCGTCGGAGGTTCCGTCGGAGCCTCGGTTACCTGAGTTGTCTCGGTCGGTTCCGGTTCTTCTTCACGCTTGCAGCACTTAGGAAGGCAAAGAATTAAAAGAAGCACCAGGATCAGTGCCAGAACAGCGGATACAGCCGCCAGGATATTTCTTTGTTTCTCGGCCTTGGTCAGAACCTTTTTCTTGTCGTCTCCGTTGCTCATCTTGTCTCCTCCAGCTTTCTATTTGGATTAATTATCTTGGCAATGTACAAAAAGGCATGAAAAAGGCGACGCCCCTCAACTTGGGTGTCGACTTCTACTCCCCTAAAACCAAACTTCTGTAACTCTTCGGCCTTGTTCGGTTTAAATCACCCAACACTTCTTCTGCATACATACTCACGCAAACATTATCACCAATTTGGGTAATGGCTGTCAACCGATGACCGGAAAATATTCAAAAAATGGCCTCTTGGATGGATGACAAGGCTTTCCGTTTTTGTTCATTCCCCAATGCGCGGGCCAATTTCGTGCGGGGAGCCCGTGCAACAGTAATCTTTCTTGAAATTGCGACTCTCCTTTCATATCACGGGCAGCTGTGTCCTCAAATTCATCATTTGAATTAATTTTGCATACTGGCCATTCTCTTTTGAAAAAAAGATTAGAGATTGCCTGTAATCCATGGAAAGGCAAGAAGCCGGATGCAGGAATTATTTTTTTCAGGAATTGAAAGATGCGGGGATCCTTGCTTTTCTCCCCTTATGGAGATCCTCTGGTGCGCTAGGAGGGATTCGAACCCCCGGCCCCTTCCTTAGGAGGGAAGTGCTCTATCCTGCTGAGCTACTAGCGCATGACGACCTTTGACAGTATACCAAAAGCGGCCCCGTTTTGGCGGGGCCGCTGGTCAGACAATCAGTCCGTGATCAGGCTGGGATTTTACTCTTCGCCTTCTTCCTTGAACTCATAGTCCTTGCCGGGAAGAATGGCATTCAGGAGGATGCCCAGGATGGCCGCGATGGCCAGGCCTGACAGGTTGATCGAAGTCGCGCCCACCGGGAAGGTCAGGCCGCCGACCACGTCGAAGCCAAGGCCGGACACCAGGATGACGGCTGCCACAATCAGGTTGCGGGTGCTGGTCAGGTCGACCCGGTTCTCAACCATGTTGCGGACACCGATGGCGGTGATCATACCATAGAGGATGAAGGACACGCCGTTGATGACCACGCCCGGAATGGTTCCGATGGCGCTGCCGACGATGGGCAGGAAGCTGGCAACAATCGCCATGACCGCCGCCACCTGCATCACCCGGGGGTCATAGACGCGGGTCAGGACCAGGACGCCGGTATTCTCACCGTAAGTGGTGTTGGCGGGTCCGCCGACGATGGAGGCCAGGCTGGTCGCCACACCATCACCGACCAGGGTTCTGTGCAGACCCGGCTTGGAGATGAAGTTTCTGCCGACCGTAGCCGAAATGGCGACGATATCGCCCACATGCTCCATCATGGTAGCCAGGGCGATGGGCACAATCGTGATGATGGCACTCACATCGAATTTCATGATCTGGGCCGCCGTGACCGGGACGCCGACGATGCCGACACCCTTGAGCGCGGAGAAGTTAACCACGCCGAAGAGTATGGAGACAACATAGCCCGTAATGACCCCCATCAGGATGGGGATGATCTTCAGCATGCCCCTGCCCCAGAGGTTGCAGACAATGATGGTCACCATTGAAACCAGGGCGATCAGCCAGTTGACGCCTGCCGGGAGTACCCCTTTCGCCGTCTCAATCGGGGCCATGATGCCGCCGATGGCGACCGGGGACAGAACCAAACCGATCAGCATGATGACCGGGCCTGTGACAACCGGCGGGAAGAAGCGCATGACGCGTTTGGGACCGACCAGCTTGATGATGCCGGCAACGATGATGTAAACGAAACCGGCGACAAAGACACCGCCGCACGCATAAGGCAGCTTGGCCGGGTCATTTTGCCCCACATGCAGGTAACCTGCGATGAAGGCAAAGGAAGAGCCGAGGAAGGCAGGAACCTTTCCTCCCGTGACCAGGTGGAAAAACAGGGTTCCGGCACCGGCTGTCAGCAGGGCTGTCGAAACAGGGAGCCCGGTGATAATGGGAACCAGGATGGTAGCGCCGAACATCGCAAACAAATGCTGCACGCCCAGGACCAGAGTTTTGGGAACCCCCAGCTCTCTTACGTCATAGACGGGCTCAATGCCCAGCTTTGATTTCTCTTTTGCCATTCGTTCATCTCCTCTCATAATAAGATTTCCTTTTTGATGCGTTCCGGACGTTTCCCCCAAAAAACTTGAAACACCTGCCGCATACGGGTTCTTATTATTTTACACAAAGCCTACCACAGGGACCCCATGAATGCATTAGCAATCTTTACAGGATCCGTGGTTCACTGCCACTGATTATAGCCTAAAAGTGTCTTTTAGCAAGAGAATTTTCACAATGCTTTGTTTACCGGACACAATTGCGCCCGCTTTCCCTGCTGTTTATCAGAGAAAAGCGCCGGCTCTCAAAAGCAGGATAAAGAAGTGCAAGGTGACAAGCGAAACCAGGGAGGTCACCGCCACTGCCTGGGAGGCCAG
It contains:
- a CDS encoding uracil-xanthine permease, translated to MAKEKSKLGIEPVYDVRELGVPKTLVLGVQHLFAMFGATILVPIITGLPVSTALLTAGAGTLFFHLVTGGKVPAFLGSSFAFIAGYLHVGQNDPAKLPYACGGVFVAGFVYIIVAGIIKLVGPKRVMRFFPPVVTGPVIMLIGLVLSPVAIGGIMAPIETAKGVLPAGVNWLIALVSMVTIIVCNLWGRGMLKIIPILMGVITGYVVSILFGVVNFSALKGVGIVGVPVTAAQIMKFDVSAIITIVPIALATMMEHVGDIVAISATVGRNFISKPGLHRTLVGDGVATSLASIVGGPANTTYGENTGVLVLTRVYDPRVMQVAAVMAIVASFLPIVGSAIGTIPGVVINGVSFILYGMITAIGVRNMVENRVDLTSTRNLIVAAVILVSGLGFDVVGGLTFPVGATSINLSGLAIAAILGILLNAILPGKDYEFKEEGEE